In Pleuronectes platessa chromosome 5, fPlePla1.1, whole genome shotgun sequence, a single genomic region encodes these proteins:
- the shkbp1 gene encoding LOW QUALITY PROTEIN: SH3KBP1-binding protein 1 (The sequence of the model RefSeq protein was modified relative to this genomic sequence to represent the inferred CDS: deleted 1 base in 1 codon), which translates to MSTTARSGDIIHLNVGGKRFSTSRQTLTWVPDSFFTSLLSGRISTLKDETGAIFIDRDPSLFATILNFLRTKELHPRSINVHMLMHEAEFYGITPLVRKLQLCDELDRSSCGNVLFNGYLPPPVYPAKRRNRHSVAGSQFMGGRATPAERAPVRRSNTMPPNLGNSGMMGRVSHDERPFGGQSSDSGMVRIICGHHNWIAVAYAQFVVCYRVKESTGWQQVFTSPRLDWVIDGVALNAKVMGGSLGDNDKMVAVASATEIILWSICPDGNGNEIGVFSLNVPVEALFFVGNQLIATSHSGKVGVWNAVTKHWQNQDVVPISSYDTAGSFLILGCNNGSIYYIDVQKFPLRMKDNDLLVTELYRDPTEDAITALSVYLTPKTSDSGNWIEIAYGTSSGTVRVIVQHPETVGSGPQLFQTFSVHRSPVTKIMLSEKHLISVCADNNHVRTWTVTRFRGMISTQPGSTPLTSFKILSLDDVDGHGGCSAGTEIGPYGERDDQQVFIQRVVPDTDKLYVRLSSNGKRVCEVRSVDGTSITAFMVHECEGSSRIGSRPRRYLFSGHSNGSIQMWDLTTAMEIAGKVDIRALGGPTEEELLELLDQCDLALTRTPDSTPRASTCSLHSQFSDGFRTERLHSAGGRGGGAPGGAYLYGSLPRQVPPPVPLAKPLRDAVLSPGSGPQTFSGHGPAYSHSSTGSPRPHRHPDGDREWGGVRRGSFVERCQELAKGSEAAGGSGFGVLGGSEGSRRSLAVCSELEARFVLRTPTTFSVSPGARHSPGSPVSSLSPSPLSSSSSHRKAAPTSQTSPTPCAVSPARSLTPVSPRRRAAPSPIDIPASPESPPSPDHPSTGPPAGPPAGPSASPPASPSTAPPRQPQTTHERDQLLIG; encoded by the exons ATGTCGACCACGGCGCGGAGCGGGGACATCATCCACCTGAACGTGGGAGGGAAGAG GTTCAGCACCTCCCGACAGACGCTCACATGGGTTCCTGACTCCTTCTTCACCAG TCTTTTGAGCGGTCGGATCTCAACTCTGAAGGATGAAACTGGAGCt aTCTTCATCGACAGGGACCCCTCTCTGTTTGCGACCATCCTCAACTTCCTGCGGACCAAAGAGCTTCATCCCCGCTCCATCAACGTGCACATGCTCATGCACGAGGCCGAGTTCTACGGCATCACGCCGCTGG TGCGTAAGCTGCAGCTGTGTGACGAGCTGGACCGGTCGTCCTGTGGAAACGTGCTGTTCAACGGCTACTTGCCTCCACCAG TGTACCCAGCCAAGCGTCGGAACCGGCACAGCGTGGCGGGGTCGCAGTTCATGGGCGGCCGAGCCACACCTGCAGAGAGAGCGCCGGTCAGACGCAGCAACACCATGCCCCCCAACCTGGGGAACTCTGGGATGATGGGCAGGGTCAGCCATGATGAGAGGCCGTTcggag gtcagTCATCAGACTCGGGCATGGTTCGGATCATCTGTGGTCATCATAACTGGATTGCCGTGGCCTACGCACAGTTTGTCGTCTGTTACAG GGTGAAGGAGTCGACCGGCTGGCAGCAGGTCTTCACCTCTCCTCGTCTGGATTGGGTGATCGACGGAGTGGCGCTCAACGCCAAGGTGATGGGCGGCTCGCTGGGAGACAACGACAAGATGGTGGCTGTGGCGTCCGCGACAGAGATCATCCTGTGGTCCATCTGTCCCGACGGCAACGGAAATGAAATCG gCGTCTTCAGCCTCAATGTGCCGGTGGAGGCCCTCTTCTTCGTTGGTAACCAGCTGATCGCCACCAGTCACAGCGGGAAAGTCGGAGTGTGGAACGCCGTCACCAAACACTGGCAG AACCAGGACGTGGTTCCCATCAGCAGCTACGACACGGCCGGCTCCTTCCTCATCCTCGGCTGCAACAACGGATCCATCTACTACATCG ATGTTCAGAAGTTTCCTCTGAGGATGAAGGACAACGACCTGCTGGTGACGGAGCTGTACCGGGACCCGACTGAAGACGCCATCACCGCTCTCAGTGTCTACCTCACTCCCAAAACAA GTGACAGCGGGAACTGGATCGAGATCGCGTACGGGACGAGCTCCGGGACGGTTCGGGTCATCGTGCAGCATCCGGAGACCGTGGGCTCGGGGCCTCAGCTCTTCCAGACCTTCTCCGTCCACCGCAGCCCCGTCACCAAGATCATGCTGTcggagaaacacctcatttcag TTTGTGCAGATAACAACCACGTCCGCACGTGGACGGTGACTCGGTTCAGAGGGATGATCTCCACCCAGCCGGGCTCCACGCCCCTCACCTCCTTCAAGATCCTCAGCCTGGACGACGTGGACGGACACGGAGGCTGCAGCGCCGGGACAGAGAtcg gtcCGTACGGAGAGAGAGACGATCAGCAGGTCTTTATTCAGAGAGTCGTCCCAGACACAGACAAGCTGTACGTCAGGCTGTCCTCCAATGGGAAGAG ggtgtgTGAGGTGCGTTCGGTGGACGGCACCTCCATCACAGCCTTCATGGTCCACGAGTGCGAGGGCTCGAGTCGCATCGGCTCCCGGCCGCGGCGCTACCTCTTCAGTGGCCACAGCAACGGCAGCATCCAGATGTGGGACCTGACCACGGCCATGGAGATCGCCGGCAAGGTCGACATCAGAG CGCTGGGCGGGCcgacagaggaggagctgctggagctgctggatcAGTGCGACCTGGCTCTGACCAGAACTCCTGACAGTACACCGAgagcctccacctgcag TCTTCACTCTCAGTTCAGTGACGGCTTCAGGACGGAGCGTCTCCACTctgcaggaggacgaggaggcggAGCTCCGGGTGGGGCCTACCTGTATGGTAGCCTCCCCCGACAGGTCCCGCCCCCGGTGCCGTTGGCCAAACCTCTCCGAGACGCCGTCCTCTCACCCGGATCTggaccacagaccttctcaggCCACGGTCCGGCCTACAGCCACAGCTCCACTGGCAGCCCCCGCCCCCACAGACACCCAGACGGGGacagggagtgg gggggggtccgcaGGGGCAGCTTCGTGGAGCGCTGCCAGGAGCTGGCCAAGGGTTCGGAGGCAGCTGGCGGTTCAGGATTTGGGGTCCTGGGGGGGTCGGAGGGCAGCAGGCGGAGCTTAGCGGTGTGCTCCGAGTTGGAGGCCAGGTTCGTCCTCAGGACTCCCACCACCTTCTCTGTGTCGCCCGGTGCTCGCCATTCACCCGGATCCCCCGTGTCATCGCTGTCACCTTCTCCGTtatcctcgtcttcatcacacCGCAAGGCCGCGCCCACTTCCCAAACAAGCCCCACCCCCTGTGCAGTAAGCCCAGCCCGGTCTCTGACCCCGGTGTCTCCTCGCCGCAGAGCCGCACCGTCTCCCATTGACATCCCAGCATCACCAGAGAGCCCCCCAAGTCCAGACCACCCCTCCACTGGCCCCCCTGCCGGCCCCCCTGCTGGCCCCTCTGCCAGCCCCCCCGCCAGCCcctccactgcccccccccgccAGCCCCAAACCACACATGAACGAGACcagcttctgattggctga
- the LOC128440160 gene encoding P2Y purinoceptor 14 produces MDLLNSSLLHNNQSDLSSVFTHQVLPSLYLIICLVGLGLNGVAAWIFFRVPSDSGMVVYLKNMVVADLLMLATFPFKLASQLELGGWRIHVVTCRYTAVLFYYSMYVGIVFMGLVSIERYLKIVRHTSSCCTSSCRSRLCGTSALHLMQSVGFARVLALLTWSLLLICALPNCILTSKPAHEGNARDCIGLKTPLGVKWHHGSISFIVFLFWVTLLVLVFCYVSIAHRVYQSYRRAQTSTSNVCRKSNRSIFSILAVFVICFVPYHVCRLPYTFSQKTESDLSYDTRFLLFQLKKGTLFLSSLNVCLDPIIYVLTCQTFRESLLRKLSGRETMRTLTTAQSASNI; encoded by the coding sequence ATGGATCTCCTCAACTCCAGCCTCCTTCACAACAACCAATCAGACTTGAGCAGCGTCTTCACCCACCAGGTGCTTCCTTCACTCTATCTCATCATCTGCCTCGTGGGCCTGGGCCTGAATGGCGTCGCCGCCTGGATCTTCTTCAGAGTGCCCAGCGACTCGGGTATGGTGGTCTACCTGAAGAACATGGTGGTGGCCGACCTGCTCATGCTCGCCACCTTCCCCTTCAAGCTGGCGTCTCAGCTGGAACTTGGCGGCTGGCGGATCCACGTGGTCACCTGCCGCTACACCGCCGTGCTCTTCTACTACTCCATGTACGTGGGGATCGTCTTCATGGGCCTCGTCAGCATAGAGCGCTACCTCAAGATCGTCCGACACACGTCCtcctgctgcacctcctcctgcaggtccAGGCTGTGTGGGACCTCCGCGCTGCACCTCATGCAGAGCGTGGGCTTCGCCCGGGTGCTAGCCCTCCTCACCTGGAGCCTTCTCCTCATCTGCGCTCTGCCCAACTGCATCCTGACCAGCAAGCCGGCCCACGAGGGGAACGCCCGGGACTGCATCGGGCTGAAGACGCCGCTGGGCGTGAAGTGGCATCACGGGTCCATCAGCTTCATTGTGTTCCTGTTCTGGGTGACACTGCTGGTCCTCGTCTTCTGCTATGTCTCCATCGCCCACCGGGTTTACCAGTCGTACCGACGGGCGCAGACCTCCACCAGCAACGTCTGCCGCAAATCCAACCGCAGCATCTTCAGCATCCTGGCGGTGTTCGTCATCTGCTTCGTGCCGTACCACGTCTGCCGCTTGCCGTACACGTTCAGTCAGAAGACAGAATCGGACCTGTCCTATGACACCCGGTTCCTGCTGTTCCAGCTGAAGAAGGGGACGCTCTTCCTGTCGTCTCTCAACGTCTGTCTCGACCCCATCATCTACGTCCTCACGTGTCAGACCTTCAGAGAGTCGCTGCTGAGGAAACTGTCAGGGAGGGAGACGATGAGAACCCTGACCACCGCCCAGAGCGCGAGCAACATCTAG
- the LOC128439638 gene encoding P2Y purinoceptor 14, with product MNVSNGTDCDQVNTPAHVFFMLVYSLQFLVGLLLNGFTLKVYFCRGQQQRTSSVTVYLKNLAASDFLISLCLPVRILHFASSSVPVRLVYCHFGSAAFYLNMYASILFMGFIAANRYLKIVHPVGNHILQTVRVARLVSTGTWLFLLASSCSYIVLSLLTQDSEPPRMVPVTHSCEVLHSPQLRVFYKFIHTCSATIFLLVLVSLVLFYWGTSRRLSQVQQRQPASSSFNKLAKCRRNMLVLVIVFCVCFVPYHLVRLPYAFLSKQCRWKQTFFYLKELTVMVSVLNVCLDPLIYFIFCKTFRAQLGTRRPVSTSQVSSNAGRLEMKSNDEC from the exons ATGAACGTCAGCAACGGGACTGACTGCGACCAGGTCAACACCCCGGCCCATGTCTTCTTCATGCTCGTCTACAGTCTGCAGTTCCTG GTCGGCCTGCTCCTGAACGGTTTCACCCTGAAGGTTTACTTCTGCAGAGGCCAGCAGCAGAGGACCAGCAGCGTGACCGTCTACCTGAAGAACCTGGCGGCCTCCGACTTCCTGATCAGCCTCTGTCTCCCCGTTCGAATCCTCCACTTCGCCAGCAGCTCCGTCCCCGTGCGCCTGGTCTACTGCCACTTCGGTTCTGCCGCCTTCTACCTCAACATGTACGCCAGCATCCTGTTCATGGGATTCATCGCCGCTAACAG GTATCTGAAGATCGTCCACCCTGTAGGAAATCACATCCTGCAGACCGTGAGGGTCGCTCGCCTCGTCTCCACCGGGACCTGGCTCTTCCTTCTGGCCTCGTCCTGCAGCTACATCGTCCTGTCCCTCCTCACCCAGGACTCAGAGCCGCCCCGCATGGTGCCGGTCACTCACAGCTGTGAAGTCCTGCACAGTCCACAGCTCCGCGTTTTCTACAAATTCATCCACACCTGCTCCGCCACCATCTTCCTGCTGGTCCTCGTCTCCCTGGTCCTCTTCTACTGGGGCACCTCCCGCAGGCTGTCCCAGGTCCAGCAGAGGCAGCCGGCGTCCTCCAGCTTCAACAAACTGGCCAAGTGCCGCAGGAACATGTTGGTGCTGGTCATCGTGTTCTGCGTCTGCTTCGTCCCGTACCACCTGGTGCGACTCCCCTACGCCTTCCTGTCCAAGCAGTGCCGCTGGAAGCAGACCTTCTTCTACCTGAAGGAGCTGACCGTCATGGTGTCGGTTCTCAACGTCTGCCTGGACCCGCTCATCTACTTCATCTTCTGCAAGACCTTCAGGGCCCAGCTGGGCACGAGGAGGCCGGTCAGCACGTCGCAGGTCTCGTCCAACGCAGGAAGACTCGAGATGAAAAGCAACGACGAGTGTTGA
- the plekhg2 gene encoding pleckstrin homology domain-containing family G member 2 isoform X1: MLTDSSLSLCLQDYLGCIIDCGALPLKPEQVSTLFCNIEDIYEFNSDLLEDLERSPHAAAIAECFVERSEAFDFYTLYCMNYPNSVAVLRDCMKNESLVRFFHERQTTLNHSLPLETYLLKPVQRILKYHLLLQELSKHFDKSVPGYEVVEDAIITMTAVAWYINDMKRKQEHAIRLQEIESLLVNWNGPDLGGFGELVLEGSFKVLRVKKERAFFLFDKMLLIAKKRLEHFVYSTHIFCCNLLLVETLKDSLCFKVSDQTIPKLQHVVQTKNQEEKRLWVHYLKRLIVENHPASLPQKARQVLGDNFCQSPHFEQDNLKKSCASPRPDDVHGFHRGRRQSGQEPPELLTYTPEKSRKGLPLLLDGNLPYRRTRRQSAPAKDIEAVFHPNALKVSSQVNAPVKIQQDSVH, encoded by the exons ATGTTGActgacagctctctctctctgtgtctgcaggaTTATCTCGGCTGCATCATCGACTGTGGCGCTCTGCCGCTGAAGCCGGAGCAGGTCAGCACTCTGTTCTGCAACATCGAGGACATCTACGAGTTCAACAG TGACCTCCTGGAGGATCTGGAGCGGAGTCCTCATGCTGCAGCCATCGCCGAGTGCTTCGTAGAGAGG agTGAAGCCTTCGACTTCTACACACTCTACTGCATGAACTACCCCAA ctcggTGGCGGTGCTGAGGGACTGCATGAAAAACGAGAGTCTGGTTCGTTTCTTCCACGAGAGACAGACGACTCTGAACCACTCGTTACCTCTGGAGACGTATCTGCTCAAACCAGTGCAGAGGATCCTCAAATACCACCTGCTCCTACAG GAGCTTTCGAAGCACTTTGATAAGAGCGTCCCCGGGTACGAGGTCGTGGAGGACGCCATCATCACCATGACCGCGGTCGCCTGGTACATCAACGACatgaagaggaaacaggaacACGCAATCCGGCTGCAG GAAATCGAGTCCTTGCTGGTGAACTGGAACGGGCCGGACCTCGGCGGGTTTGGAGAGCTGGTTCTGGAAGGTTCCTTCAAGGTCCTGAGAGTGAAGAAGGAACGAGCGTTCTTCCTCTTCGATAAGATGCTGCTGATCGCCAAGAAGAGGCTGGAGCACTTTGTCTACAGCACACACATATTT tgttgtaacctgctgctggtggagaCCCTGAAGGACTCGCTGTGCTTCAAAGTGTCGGACCAGACGATTCCCAAACTGCAGCACGTGGTCCAG ACGAAGAACCAGGAGGAGAAACGACTGTGGGTTCACTACCTCAAGAGACTGATCGTGGAAAACCATCCAGCTTCACTCCCACagaag GCGAGACAAGTCCTGGGAGACAACTTCTGTCAAT CGCCTCACTTTGAGCAGGACAACCTGAAGAAGTCCTGCGCCTCGCCACGACCGGACGACGTCCACGGGTTCCACAGAGGACGACGCCAATCAGGTCAGG AGCCTCCAGAGCTGCTGACCTACACTCCTGAGAAGTCCAGGAAGGGtctcccactgctgctggaCGGAAACCTGCCCTACAGACGCACCAGGAGACAGTCAG
- the plekhg2 gene encoding pleckstrin homology domain-containing family G member 3 isoform X2 translates to MLTDSSLSLCLQDYLGCIIDCGALPLKPEQVSTLFCNIEDIYEFNSDLLEDLERSPHAAAIAECFVERSEAFDFYTLYCMNYPNSVAVLRDCMKNESLVRFFHERQTTLNHSLPLETYLLKPVQRILKYHLLLQELSKHFDKSVPGYEVVEDAIITMTAVAWYINDMKRKQEHAIRLQEIESLLVNWNGPDLGGFGELVLEGSFKVLRVKKERAFFLFDKMLLIAKKRLEHFVYSTHIFCCNLLLVETLKDSLCFKVSDQTIPKLQHVVQTKNQEEKRLWVHYLKRLIVENHPASLPQKARQVLGDNFCQSPHFEQDNLKKSCASPRPDDVHGFHRGRRQSEPPELLTYTPEKSRKGLPLLLDGNLPYRRTRRQSAPAKDIEAVFHPNALKVSSQVNAPVKIQQDSVH, encoded by the exons ATGTTGActgacagctctctctctctgtgtctgcaggaTTATCTCGGCTGCATCATCGACTGTGGCGCTCTGCCGCTGAAGCCGGAGCAGGTCAGCACTCTGTTCTGCAACATCGAGGACATCTACGAGTTCAACAG TGACCTCCTGGAGGATCTGGAGCGGAGTCCTCATGCTGCAGCCATCGCCGAGTGCTTCGTAGAGAGG agTGAAGCCTTCGACTTCTACACACTCTACTGCATGAACTACCCCAA ctcggTGGCGGTGCTGAGGGACTGCATGAAAAACGAGAGTCTGGTTCGTTTCTTCCACGAGAGACAGACGACTCTGAACCACTCGTTACCTCTGGAGACGTATCTGCTCAAACCAGTGCAGAGGATCCTCAAATACCACCTGCTCCTACAG GAGCTTTCGAAGCACTTTGATAAGAGCGTCCCCGGGTACGAGGTCGTGGAGGACGCCATCATCACCATGACCGCGGTCGCCTGGTACATCAACGACatgaagaggaaacaggaacACGCAATCCGGCTGCAG GAAATCGAGTCCTTGCTGGTGAACTGGAACGGGCCGGACCTCGGCGGGTTTGGAGAGCTGGTTCTGGAAGGTTCCTTCAAGGTCCTGAGAGTGAAGAAGGAACGAGCGTTCTTCCTCTTCGATAAGATGCTGCTGATCGCCAAGAAGAGGCTGGAGCACTTTGTCTACAGCACACACATATTT tgttgtaacctgctgctggtggagaCCCTGAAGGACTCGCTGTGCTTCAAAGTGTCGGACCAGACGATTCCCAAACTGCAGCACGTGGTCCAG ACGAAGAACCAGGAGGAGAAACGACTGTGGGTTCACTACCTCAAGAGACTGATCGTGGAAAACCATCCAGCTTCACTCCCACagaag GCGAGACAAGTCCTGGGAGACAACTTCTGTCAAT CGCCTCACTTTGAGCAGGACAACCTGAAGAAGTCCTGCGCCTCGCCACGACCGGACGACGTCCACGGGTTCCACAGAGGACGACGCCAATCAG AGCCTCCAGAGCTGCTGACCTACACTCCTGAGAAGTCCAGGAAGGGtctcccactgctgctggaCGGAAACCTGCCCTACAGACGCACCAGGAGACAGTCAG